In Rhipicephalus microplus isolate Deutch F79 chromosome 7, USDA_Rmic, whole genome shotgun sequence, one genomic interval encodes:
- the LOC119184754 gene encoding myosin heavy chain, muscle isoform X10, with product MAEDPDPTEYLFVSLETKRKDQTKPYDGKKMVWVPDEKEGFVLGNIVSTKGDMVTVDCPGGERPVKKDLLQQVNPPKYEKCEDMSNMTYLNDASVLHNLKERYYVNLIYTYSGLFCVAINPYKRFPIYTKRVVEIYKGRRRTEVPPHVFAVSDGAYMDMLANRENQSMLITGESGAGKTENTKKVIAYFAHVGATSKKEEAAKKDSKKGNLEDQVVQTNPVLESFGNAKTVRNDNSSRFGKFIRIHFGPMGKLAGADIETYLLEKARVISQQPAERSYHIFYQLMSGKIPGLKEKLLLSNNVNDYHFVSQGKTSIPGVDDGEEFMVTDTAFDVLGFTDEEKENIYKVTAAVMHFGCLKFKQRPREEQAEADGTEEGERVAHLLGLNAADLYKNLLKPRIKVGTEFVTQGRNITQVTASVGALSKAIFDRLFKWLVKRVNETLDTKQKRQHFIGVLDIAGFEIFDFNSFEQLCINFTNEKLQQFFNHHMFVLEQEEYKREGIEWEFIDFGLDLQACIELIEKPMGVLSILEEESMFPKASDKTFEEKLKTNHLGKSPNFIKPKPPKPGQAEAHFAIVHYAGTVPYNLTGWLEKNKDPLNDCVVDQFKKGSNTLLQAIFEDHPGLGSAEEKGGKGGRKKGSGFQTVSGLYREQLNKLMTTLRSTQPHFVRCIIPNETKSPGVIDSHLVMHQLTCNGVLEGIRICRKGFPNRMIYPDFKQRYTILAASAVPKGFVDAKNASEKVIEAIQLDANDFRFGHSKIFFRAGVLGRLEEMRDERLGKIITMIQAAVRWYLTKKHFQKLKEQRVALLVIQRNLRKFLQLRNWLWWKLYSKVKPLLSVARVEDELKELEEKLKKTQEALEKEEKLRKDLEGQNVKILQEKNDLFLQLEAERMGAGDIEERLNKALTQKGDLESQLQDLNDRLSHEEDAHAQLTQTKKKLESEVSSLKKDIEDMELALQKAEQDKATKDHQIRNLNDEIQHQDELINKLNKEKKQLQEQNQKTAEDLQATEDKVNHLNKVKAKLEQTLDELEDSLEREKKARADLEKNKRKVEGDLKLAQEAVADLEKHKKEMEQNLQRKEKEMASLAAKLEDEQALVAKLQKQIKELQARIEELEEELEAERQARAKAEKQRADLAREIEELSERLEESGGATSAQVELNKRREAELAKLRRDLEESNLQHEQAMSNLRKKHNDSVAEMSEQIDQLNKHKAKVEKERATLAAEVSDLQSLLDHSNKSQANAEKQVKQLEVQLADAQFKLDETNRTLNDLDGGKKKMSVENSELQRQLEEAESQVAQLNKIKASLATQLEEAKRQADEEARERAAILGKYRNLEHDLDNLRESVEEEQEAKADFQRQLSKANAEAQLWRSKYESEGLARLEELEEAKRKLHGKLQEAEEAMEQLNAKCSGLEKTKAHLQGELEDMSIEVDKANALAASLEKRQKSFDKVIAEWKAKVDDLAAELDASQKECRNYSTEVFKLRAAYEESQEHYEAVKRENKNLQDEIKDLMDQLGEGGRSVHELEKSRKRLEMEKEELQAALEEAEAALEQEENKVLRAQLELSQVRQEIDRRIQEKEEEFENTRKNHQRALDSMQASLEAEAKGKAEALRLKKKLESDINELEIALDHANKANAEAQKNLKKYQQNVKDLQTALEEEQRARDEAREQYASAERRCNALHGELEESRQLLEQSDRARRAGEAELSEMHEQVNELSAQTASLSVAKRKLEGEMQALQADLDEVLNEAKQSEEKAKKAMVDAARLADELRAEQDHALQQEKLRKALEQQMKELQVRLDEAEAAALKGGKKIIQKLEQKVRELENELENEQRRHGDAAKNFRKSERRIKELQFQAEEDRKNHERMQDLVDKLQQKIKTYKRQIEEAEEIAALNLAKFRKVQQELEDAEERADMAENTLAKLRAKNRSSASAGRAMSPGLTSAPPLRT from the exons ATGGCCGAGGACCCCGATCCCACCGAGTACCTGTTCGTCTCTCTCGAGACCAAGCGCAAGGACCAGACCAAGCCTTACGATGGCAAGAAGATGGTCTGGGTGCCCGACGAGAAGGAAGGTTTCGTCCTGGGCAACATCGTCTCTACAAAGGGCGACATGGTCACCGTCGACTGTCCCGGCGGAGAG CGCCCTGTGAAGAAGGACCTGCTGCAGCAGGTGAACCCGCCAAAGTATGAGAAGTGCGAAGACATGTCCAACATGACGTACCTCAACGACGCCTCGGTGCTGCACAACCTCAAAGAGCGTTACTACGTTAATCTCATCTAC ACGTACTCGGGCCTGTTCTGCGTGGCCATCAACCCCTACAAACGCTTCCCCATCTACACCAAGCGCGTCGTGGAGATCTACAAGGGCCGCAGGCGTACTGAGGTGCCTCCCCACGTGTTCGCCGTCTCAGATGGAGCCTACATGGACATGTTGGCCA ACCGTGAGAACCAGTCTATGCTTATCAC CGGCGAGTCTGGTGCCGGTAAGACTGAGAACACGAAAAAGGTCATAGCCTATTTCGCGCACGTCGGCGCCACGAGCAAGAAAGAGGAGGCCGCAAAGAAGGACTCCAAGAAG GGCAACTTGGAAGATCAGGTTGTGCAGACCAACCCCGTTCTCGAGTCCTTCGGTAACGCCAAGACCGTGCGTAACGACAACTCTTCACGATTC GGTAAATTCATCCGTATCCACTTCGGTCCGATGGGCAAGCTAGCCGGTGCTGACATTGAAACAT ATCTACTGGAGAAGGCTCGTGTCATCTCTCAGCAACCCGCTGAGCGTTCGTACCACATCTTCTACCAGCTCATGTCAGGAAAGATTCCTGGGCTGAAGG AGAAACTGCTCCTTAGCAACAACGTCAACGACTACCATTTCGTGTCCCAGGGTAAGACTAGCATCCCCGGTGTTGACGACGGCGAAGAGTTTATGGTTACCGAC ACTGCCTTCGACGTGCTGGGCTTCACGGATGAGGAGAAAGAGAACATCTACAAGGTTACGGCGGCCGTGATGCACTTCGGCTGCCTGAAGTTCAAGCAGAGGCCCCGAGAAGAGCAGGCCGAGGCCGATGGCACCGAGGAAGGCGAGCGCGTCGCCCACTTGCTGGGTCTGAACGCCGCCGACCTCTACAAGAATTTGCTCAAGCCGCGCATCAAGGTCGGCACTGAATTCGTCACCCAGGGCAGGAACATCACCCAG GTGACGGCCTCCGTGGGCGCCCTGTCCAAGGCCATCTTCGACAGGCTCTTCAAGTGGCTGGTGAAGCGTGTCAACGAGACTCTTGACACCAAGCAGAAGCGCCAGCACTTCATTGGTGTGCTGGATATTGCCGGTTTTGAGATCTTCGAC TTCAATAGCTTTGAGCAGCTGTGCATCAACTTCACCAACGAAAAGCTGCAGCAGTTCTTCAACCACCATATGTTCGTTCTTGAACAAGAAGAGTACAAGCGCGAGGGAATCGAATGGGAATTCATCGACTTTGGCCTCGACCTGCAAGCATGTATCGAGCTCATTGAGAAG CCTATGGGTGTGCTCTCCATCCTGGAAGAAGAGTCTATGTTCCCCAAGGCTTCGGACAAGACCTTCGAGGAGAAGCTGAAGACCAACCACCTTGGCAAGTCACCGAACTTCATCAAGCCTAAGCCTCCCAAGCCTGGCCAGGCTGAGGCCCACTTCGCCATCGTCCACTACGCCGGCACT GTGCCATACAACCTCACCGGCTGGCTGGAGAAGAACAAGGACCCCCTGAACGACTGCGTCGTTGACCAGTTCAAGAAGGGATCCAACACGCTCCTGCAAGCCATCTTTGAGGACCACCCTGGCCTGGGCAGCGCTGAAGAAAAGGGTGGAAAGG GCGGTCGCAAGAAGGGTTCCGGCTTCCAGACTGTGTCTGGTCTGTACAGG GAGCAACTGAACAAGCTCATGACCACCCTGCGCTCCACGCAGCCCCACTTTGTCCGATGCATCATCCCCAACGAAACCAAATCCCCAG GTGTCATCGACTCTCACCTTGTCATGCATCAGCTCACTTGCAACGGCGTACTTGAAGGCATCCGTATCTGCCGTAAGGGTTTCCCCAACCGCATGATCTACCCCGACTTCAAGCAACG ATACACAATCTTGGCGGCCAGCGCCGTTCCCAAGGGCTTCGTTGACGCGAAAAACGCTTCCGAAAAGGTCATCGAGGCCATTCAACTCGATGCCAACGATTTCCGCTTCGGACACAGCAAG ATCTTCTTCAGAGCTGGCGTCTTGGGTCGCCTTGAAGAAATGCGCGATGAGCGCCTCGGCAAGATTATCACCATGATCCAGGCAGCCGTGCGCTGGTACCTTACCAAGAAGCACTTCCAGAAGCTCAAGGAACAGAG GGTTGCTCTGCTGGTCATTCAGCGCAACCTCCGGAAGTTCCTCCAACTTCGAAACTGGCTGTGGTGGAAGCTGTACAGCAAG GTCAAGCCCCTGCTCTCTGTGGCTCGTGTGGAAGACGAGCTCAAGGAGCTTgaggagaagctcaagaagacccAGGAGGCCCTCGAGAAGGAGGAGAAGCTTCGCAAAGACCTCGAAGGCCAGAACGTCAAGATCTTGCAGGAGAAGAACGACCTCTTCCTTCAGCTTGAGGCTGAGCGCATGGGTGCTGGCGACATTGAGGAGCGTCTCAACAAGGCTCTCACCCAGAAGGGTGACCTCGAGTCCCAACTGCAAGACCTGAACGACAGGTTGTCGCACGAGGAAGACGCGCACGCTCAGCTCACGCAGACAAAGAAGAAGCTCGAAAGTGAGGTCTCTAGCCTCAAGAAGGACATCGAGGATATGGAGCTTGCTCTGCAGAAGGCGGAGCAGGACAAGGCCACCAAGGACCACCAGATCCGGAACCTCAACGACGAGATTCAGCACCAGGACGAGCTGATCAACAAGCTCAACAAGGAGAAGAAGCAGCTGCAGGAACAGAATCAGAAGACTGCTGAAGACCTGCAGGCCACCGAGGACAAGGTTAACCACCTCAACAAGGTCAAAGCCAAGCTTGAGCAGACCCTCGATGAACTTGAGGACTCCCTCGAGCGCGAAAAGAAGGCGCGTGCCGACCTCGAGAAGAACAAGCGCAAGGTTGAAGGCGATCTCAAGCTCGCCCAGGAGGCAGTTGCCGATCTTGAGAAACACAAGAAGGAGATGGAACAGAACCTTCAGCGCAAGGAGAAGGAGATGGCCAGCTTGGCGGCGAAGCTTGAGGATGAGCAGGCTCTGGTTGCCAAGCTGCAGAAGCAGATCAAGGAACTGCAG GCCCGCATTGAGGAGCTGGAAGAGGAGCTGGAAGCTGAACGCCAGGCCCGCGCCAAG GCCGAGAAGCAGCGCGCCGACCTTGCACGTGAGATCGAGGAGCTGAGCGAGCGCCTCGAAGAATCCGGAGGCGCTACGTCGGCCCAAGTGGAGCTCAACAAGCGCCGCGAAGCCGAACTAGCCAAGCTCAGGCGCGACCTAGAGGAGTCCAACCTGCAGCATGAACAGGCCATGTCCAACCTGCGCAAGAAGCACAACGACTCGGTTGCCGAGATGTCTGAGCAGATCGACCAGCTCAACAAGCACAAGGCCAA AGTTGAAAAGGAGCGTGCTACCCTGGCTGCCGAAGTGTCCGACCTCCAATCCCTCCTGGACCACAGCAACAAGTCACAG GCAAACGCTGAGAAACAGGTCAAACAACTGGAGGTTCAGCTCGCCGATGCCCAGTTCAAGCTTGATGAAACGAACCGTACGCTCAATGACCTGGACGGCGGCAAGAAAAAGATGAGTGTTGAGAACAGCGAGTTACAACGACAGCTGGAGGAGGCCGAGTCGCAGGTGGCACAACTGAACAAGATCAAGGCGTCACTCGCCACGCAGCTTGAGGAGGCCAAGCGGCAAGCCGACGAGGAAGCTCGG GAGCGCGCTGCTATCCTCGGCAAGTACCGCAACTTGGAACACGACCTGGACAACCTGCGCGAGAGCGTCGAAGAAGAACAGGAAGCTAAGGCGGACTTCCAGCGCCAACTCAGCAAGGCGAACGCCGAGGCTCAGCTCTGGCGCTCCAAGTACGAAAGCGAGGGTCTGGCAAGGCTGGAGGAACTCGAGGAAGCCAA GCGCAAGCTGCATGGCAAGCTACAGGAGGCTGAAGAGGCCATGGAGCAGCTGAACGCCAAGTGCAGCGGACTCGAGAAGACCAAGGCACATCTACAGGGAGAGCTGGAGGACATGTCCATCGAGGTGGACAAGGCCAACGCTCTCGCTGCCTCTCTCGAGAAGCGCCAGAAGTCATTCGACAAG GTCATCGCCGAATGGAAGGCCAAGGTGGACGACCTCGCCGCCGAGCTGGACGCGTCTCAGAAGGAGTGCCGCAACTACTCCACCGAGGTGTTCAAGCTGCGCGCCGCCTACGAGGAGAGTCAGGAGCACTACGAAGCCGTCAAGCGCGAGAACAAGAACCTACAGGACGAGATCAAGGACCTCATGGACCAACTTGGTGAGGGTGGCCGAAGCGTTCACGAGCTCGAGAAGTCTCGCAAGAGGCTCGAGATGGAGAAGGAGGAGCTGCAGGCGGCGCTCGAGGAGGCCGAGGCCGCGCTTGAGCAGGAGGAGAACAAG GTGCTGCGTGCACAGCTCGAGCTGTCGCAGGTGCGGCAAGAGATCGACCGACGAATccaggagaaggaggaggagttTGAGAACACACGCAAGAACCACCAGCGGGCGCTCGACTCTATGCAGGCCAGCCTCGAGGCTGAAGCTAAGGGCAAGGCTGAGGCGCTCAGGCTGAAGAAGAAGCTGGAGAGCGACATCAACGAACTCGAGATTGCCCTGGACCACGCCAACAAGGCTAATGCTGAGGCGCAGAAGAACCTCAAGAAGTACCAGCAGAACGTCAAGGACTTGCAGACCGCCCTCGAGGAGGAACAGCGCGCCCGCGACGAAGCCCGTGAACAGTACGCCTCGGCTGAACGCCGCTGCAACGCTCTTCATGGCGAACTGGAGGAGAGCCGCCAGCTGCTGGAACAGTCAGACCGCGCCCGCCGCGCCGGCGAAGCCGAACTCAGCGAGATGCACGAACAAGTCAACGAACTGTCCGCGCAGACCGCCTCCCTGTCTGTGGCCAAGAGGAAGCTCGAAGGAGAGATGCAGGCACTTCAG GCCGATCTGGACGAAGTGCTAAACGAAGCCAAGCAGTCGGAGGAGAAGGCCAAGAAGGCGATGGTGGACGCCGCCCGTCTCGCCGACGAACTCCGTGCCGAGCAGGACCATGCCCTGCAGCAGGAGAAGCTGCGCAAGGCGCTTGAGCAGCAGATGAAGGAACTCCAGGTGCGCCTGGATGAAGCCGAGGCCGCTGCGCTCAAGGGCGGCAAGAAGATCATCCAGAAGCTGGAACAGAAGGTGCGCGAGCTCGAGAACGAACTGGAGAACGAGCAGCGCAGGCACGGAGACGCCGCCAAAAACTTCCGCAAGAGCGAACGCCGCATCAAGGAGCTCCAATTCCAG GCCGAGGAGGACCGCAAGAACCACGAGCGGATGCAAGACCTTGTCGACAAGCTCCAGCAGAAGATCAAGACGTACAAGCGCCAGATCGAGGAGGCCGAGGAGATCGCCGCCCTCAACCTGGCCAAGTTCCGCAAGGTGCAGCAAGAGCTCGAGGACGCCGAGGAGCGCGCCGACATGGCCGAGAACACGCTGGCCAAGCTCCGTGCAAAGAACCGCAGCTCCGCATCCGCCGGCCGCGCCATGTCTCCCGGTCTGACCTCTGCCCCGCCCCTCAGGACCTAA